The segment CTCTTCCTCGGCCCCGAGCTCCAGCTCGAAGCCGAGCACCAGCCCGACCACGACGGCGCCGTCGACGCACCCGACCACGCCGACGCCGGCCAAGACCACCACCAAGCCCAGCACGCCGCCCAAGACCAACAGCGGCTCGGGCTGGCTGGCCGGGGTGCCGATCGGCAGCAACAAGCCCGGCGCGCTGGACCCGCGCTGCATGACCGGCCGCGTGATCTGCATCGACATGAGCACCCACACGCTGCTGTGGGTCATCGACGGCAAGCCGCAGTACGGGATGGACGTGCGCTTCGGCGACGAGAACAACCCGACGCGCAAGGGCAAGTTCGACATCTACATGAAGATGGAGCACTGCATCTCGACGATCTACCACACGTCGATGCCCGACGCGATGTTCTTCAGCGGCGGCGAGGCGGTGCACTTCTCCATCGACTTCGCGACCTACGGCTACGCGCACCACTCGCACGGCTGCGTGAACGTGCGCGACCGGGCCGCCGTGGCCCGGCTGTTCGCGGACACCAAGGTCGGGGACAGCGTGGTCGTGTACTGAGCCCGCCGGGTACCGGGCCCGTCGTCTACTGGGCCCGTCGGG is part of the Catenulispora sp. MAP5-51 genome and harbors:
- a CDS encoding L,D-transpeptidase yields the protein MRTSGAGKGGALIAVAGAVALGVTGCSSGSGGTKTTSADAVQQAAAGVSTSSSASAPSSSAPAPTPTSLPTSSAIAPTSSAASSSSSSAPSSSSKPSTSPTTTAPSTHPTTPTPAKTTTKPSTPPKTNSGSGWLAGVPIGSNKPGALDPRCMTGRVICIDMSTHTLLWVIDGKPQYGMDVRFGDENNPTRKGKFDIYMKMEHCISTIYHTSMPDAMFFSGGEAVHFSIDFATYGYAHHSHGCVNVRDRAAVARLFADTKVGDSVVVY